Below is a window of Nicotiana tabacum cultivar K326 chromosome 19, ASM71507v2, whole genome shotgun sequence DNA.
TCTCCTGAACACAAGCTATGTTGATCTTCCTCTTTTGGAGGATCTTCGCTAACTCTATATACTTTTCCGTCAAAGTTCCTATGTTCCAGGACCCCACTCTCAACCTAGAGACTCCCTTGCCACCTCTCCCACAtccgaggacatgaccttatTCCACCATCACTCAACCCAGCCACTATAATCTACGAAAAATTACGCTAGAACTTTCGCTAAAATAGACAAAGGATTAAACTAAAGAAGGCAGGGCTAACACTTACAACTCTAACCACTAGAAATACGTACAGATAAGACAAACATTCAAGCAAGAATTAAACTAGTGATAACAATAGATGTGTAAAAAAAGGCCAACAGAACAACtaataagaaattaaattacaGTCTAGAAATCCCTAAATAGTTACTAGCAAGAAAAATATCCAGGCAGATGCACTAAATAATTATAGGCAATCAAGAATTAGACTTAAACTAATGCAAACTAATTGGATACTAACAAGGAGACAGAGATATTAAACGAAGAACATGAGGTACCAACTCCTGATTAGTGCGAAACCTGGGTGAATCGTCGTAAATGTCAAGGTCGCGCTGTCGAAGTCACCTTATTCAATTTCCCGCTGCCTCCAACCGATTTTGACGTCCGCCGCACGCTCTGATCTAGTAGTGAATACCTGCAAAAACATAAGGAGGAACCAAAAGGGGAAAAAGGGAGGAAGAACAGAGGTATGCGAAGAAAACCCAAATAGCAATTCACTACAAAGATTGCAACTTTAAATTCAGaaggaaaaatagtgaaaaacAAAGTATTAGTTAAAACAAATATATAAGTCGTCAAAACTCTAATAGTGTATGGAGATACATGCACTTTTCATATCACCataaaagaaaatattgaaattttattaattaaaagatCCAAATAATGAGTAAAAGGAGATAATgaaattcttaaaaattaatcGTAACTTTTTCAACACTCCAAGTTTCTTATGGCGCCGGAGAATTAAAAATTAATTGCAACTTCAGAAATTGAATAAAAACTTTTGAAAGGAAAATTACCGCATCTAATGTTATTTTTCCAGAAGATAATTTTTTATTAAGTAAAAGTCCAAATAATAAATAcgaaatatattaaattttataatGATTAATTATAGTTGTGATTTTATCCAACATGGAATCGCTTATGAGGATAAAATTGTCGACCGACATTTGATGTTAGAGTTTCGTgctttttctttcaataattctttataataattaaaaaaaaaagtcgaCTCATTTAATCTTTTGGTGGGATacattgttgatcttaggtaaatttttattaatttaattttaaaaaatttctcTCAACTAaggtaaaattttcaaaaattgttaatattagtgatataagcattttggaaaaaatatataCGTAAGCTTTTTTTGTCTGATTGAatataaatatcatttaaagtattatGTTCAACTTATATTATTTCTCttagaatttttaattttaaaagtaagCTTAACTATCATTATCAATTTGAttattacattttaagaaataatcaaggttaaggcgatattatttttaaaaattctcGTGTCTTCTTTTTCTTCGGAGTCGTTTTCAGTCACCATCAGTTGCagtattcttttctttcttttttatataGATTCATATTTCCTACAAACTTCCAATATGTTTaagcgaaaataaaataaaaaaatcctcTATTAAAATATCTTGGGCCTCAAAGTTTTGGGGCCGTTGCTACACGACACAGATCGATCGTCAGACTAATTAATGTGACTCTGAATGCCTTAGCTACCGTCTGTATTATATATATCCCTAACCTTTGATTAATTTGAAAACAGTATATTGTCAAGAAAgcacaataacaacaatatccaATTCTttctaattaaataattttattagtGGAATATCATCGGTATGTCCAACTTAAACTCATTATTTTCGATTCAAACGATATCACTTTACACACTTCCAAGAGATGAACAATCGAATTACATTAACACTTCACTGTGGAAGAGTCATCAAAGATCAATCCACAAGCAGTTGATCTTACAAAAACACCGGTCTATAAGCAGAACTTCTATCTTACATTTCCCTAACGGATACTCAAACGAAATGGACATATCATTACATCCTTTGGCTGCTCAGGCCTCTCCTACATCTTTGCACAGCACCAGTAGATGCACAGGCCACATTTCAAATAGTTACACCAAATTTCATCAGTTGAATGTGCATCAATTAGGTACTACTCTATAATCgttacaaaagtttaaaaaaacaaACTCAACATGGTAATGTACTTGTGATTCCTAGAATACTTGGGACTCAAGTTCCGGCTTTGACGGGTATTCAAGACCATGAAGGGCGGGTATCCTTCTTAAATCTTCTTCTGAGTAAGCTGGGATGAACCAATACCGTTTGTCCAGGCCAAAAACCTGATGCATAAAATTACAGATTACTAGGGTGAAATGAGATGGATATAACATAGAACACAGATGAAGGTAACACCACAAACTCAATAAGGGGACTCTAGCCAAAGAAGACATCAAACTACCATACATGGACTCGAGCAGTCAGAAACACACAGGCTCacaccatatgttggaaaagcttGAGATTTGGTCCTTCCTAACAGTACTTGTTTTTGCTGCGTCCAACCCTttcttttcaagaaaaatatcATACCCTTGACATGCATTTGAATCATCCTAATGCATTCATTAAGTCCCACTAAGAAAACAAGGGGTCATCACAGAGTACAAATTCCTGAAAACTTCTTGCTCTGGCTTCCTTAATTACAGAGTTAAATTTACTAGGAACCAGGGTTCTTATTCACTCCAAGCTTTCCTATCTTAAAAGCAAATGCATACATCAATTCTATATGGGGGTTTTCGTAATTTGATTAAAACCCAGGTAATATGCATGTGGGTCTATCCACGTCCTAAGTTGGCGCTAACAGCTTCCTAGTCCTATATAAAGAAGTAATCCTCTGTTCCCTCTTTTCAGTAATACGTATACATAAAATACCAATATTCAATTGAAAGTGTTTGACCCAGTTTCAAACAGACTCCAAGAAACGGGAGAAAAATGGTTAGCTCCAGACACAACAGATTCCTTCTACAGGTTGAAACTACCCCCCTTGATCTCGTACCTTTTTACATGAGTTTTGACTATAATTTAGTTCATATTGCTACATGAGATGTTTCAATTTTCCCATTGCAACTGAGAGCAACCACCATTGAAAACAAAGAATTGACaatctcaatctcttccaaagtTAACTAACCTGTTCAAAATTCCTCTTCCGACCAAGATCATAGCGCCATTTTGGAGTGGTCTTCTTCTCATATGCCTGAAGCAAGAAGGTGTATTAGTGTGGCAAAGAATACTAAAATCCCATTGGTAAAGTGGGCAAACGAACTGTGGAAACTACAAATTCAAATTCCTCAAAGTGACTTATTTCTCGAAAAAAAATTCATAGTAATTTATTGGATCCCAAGAGAAGCACAAGCAGTGGCCTCAAAGGAGCAGTTGGTTCTTAAGACCTAGAATTCAAATAAAAGAGTTTGAGTTGAAAGAAGCTGATCAGTAAAAGATGTAAATAAGCCATGGTCTCTTTGGGTAAACCCTGCAGTTTAGCCCAGTAGTTACTGTAAAGATATCTTCCAGAATTTTTATATGGTGTTTGAAGGGCCAACGTCAGATTTTTAGAAGCCATCGGCAGCAGAAGGATTCTATGAAAGGAGGCAACCTCTAGTAATAGGGGACCATAGTGATCAATAAGAAAACATGAGAATATTAAAAGATAACAGTGTATCTTGCTCTGCTATTCTTGCGAAGTCTGGCTGAGGAAGTGTTAGAGGGTCATTTTCTCCTGTGGGACCACCACTTGACCCCCCAGGTAAAATCTAGGTTTTTGGTAAATTTGAGTTTTGACAAGAAACCACATGTGGGGAAAAGCAAAATGAATGAGAAATATCTCTACTTCATCtttgtttgtttctttcttttcatgGGTGGAGGAAATACGAAGAGTGCGACTTTCATGATTCTGCACGAACGAAACAAGGTGGTCCAATCAAAACGAACCAAAATACACACGCTTAGATAATTTGTTGAAAATGATAAAAGTTCATAAACATGCTTAGATAATTGATCTAGCAAGAGCACCTTCCTAAACCAAGACACAGAGAAACAATAAATTATAGCAATAGTTTTCCCCTTAAGATCAGAGAGCAGTTCGCCAGTTAAACGTTCAACCAAAGTAAGGAAGGTGTAATACCTCAATGGTTGTGGTATTACCAGCTACCAAGGATATGTGCATGATCAGAAATCCCAATACACTCAAAGCAAAAGCAAGGTTGAAAACTGCAATGCACAAGAATCGTGGAAATTAATAGGAAATAACACACCTAGAAAAGAAACCACAGGAGGGGAAGTTTGGGAAGCAGGGTTTCTACACCTTACCAAAAGCAAGGAAAGTGGTAGCGAGAGTGCTTGGAGTCCCGGGTATCTCTCCATCACTGAAGAATGCAATAAACTGTGGCAGTAATGCTAGAGTCACAACAGTGGTTTCAAGGAACGTGTAGAACTGCATAAAGAAAGGATGTAATTAGTTCGGGAAAAAAGGTTTAGTAAAGTATTTATTGTCAAGAAATGCAACATCATTGGTGAAAATGTATCTCCTCTGAATATTGAAAATACAAATGTAAGTTGACAGGCAAAACAGGTAGGAATACGATTGAAAATATTAACTCAATATCACATGCAAGTCAATTGATCAATCAATTAAGCCTCAATCACAAAGTAGTACGGGCCGGCTGCATcatgatatcactatttttatGCTGCCCAACAACCTCCACAAACCCCTCCTTTATCCGGTCTTGGTACCAACTAGTAAGCTCAGATTGGCGGAGTTGTACGCTAACATAGAACAAGAAACAAATTTTGGTGAAGAACAAGGCCACATATATTTCAAAATAAGTTCCTCACTGCGGTCACAGTATGTTCAAATAAGATAGTGCTAACGTCCAAATCTTAATGCAATTTTAAGTGGTTttgcagatctttcaaatgaAAATAGCCAGTTCTTTCAATACTTGTACGATTAGCTGCATAAACATACagacacacaagtcataagttAAGATCCTAGGATGATTATGCTTAGGATCAAGAACTCACAGCTACTCATGATGCACTACGGAACAATGCACGAATATGAATTCAAGCCGGATCACGAATGACAACAAAATATAGCATACAGCTCTTTCCTAGTGTCTGCTTAACATAAGGAGTTGGTCTAAAACAAAACATTTGAAGCTTTGTGGTGTACCCAATGAAATTTGGAAGGTGCAATTAGTGTAACACCCAATACattaaattaaatagagaaaGGGCCTTAGCTATTAGAACAGAAAGCTAACAACCAAGGCTGACAGTAGTCAGTGCAGAAAAGCCGCCAAGAAATTTCAGCTTCGCTGGTACATATCAATATTTTTTAAGTTTCTGATAGTTAGAATCTTGCTAACAACTGTACATGAATACTTCTCAACGTTTAAGAATAATGAAACTTACCAGAAAAAGAAGGAAATACTTGTAGTTTAGTGCTCCAACACAATTGACAACCCACACGCAATGATGGTCCATCTTTAGCACACACCTTCCACCTAAGCACGGAAACATGCAAAACTCAATCTCGAATGAAAAAAAGTAgaaacaaaaatcatcacaaacgTGCATAACAAGAACTCACAAACAGAACAGTGATGGCATCGAGGTGGTTTCAACTGGTTGCACTTTTTACAAAACCGTATTCTTGGGTTTGCTGGATCAGCTGGTGAAGCCCCAAATTCCGATGCAGTTAATGGATCAGTGTCACCTCTTTCTTCATCGAGGACTGGATTCCAACTTTGAGGTACACTACCAGGATCCGTGAAAATGACAGAGAAGTAACTCCATAAAAGCATCACCAACTGCAATGATTAATCAACAACACATCCTTTAGCTACATACTACAAAGAATAGCTTACTGTGCATCCAGAGATTCATTTGGCTTTCGTATAAACATAAAACAAGAAGAATACAAAATCTCTAAGAGGAGAGTAAGATTTTTCATTATGGGAAATGAATTCTATTTTCCCCACACTAAACTATCTGCTCCATTTGGAATCTGTAAATCTCACACATAACCAGGAACGGATTTATAGCCCAATAtatggggcacgtgaacccatTGTCTCTCCGCCAAATtaggtattttatgtacatatattCTTCAATTGATCTAATATTATTTGCTGGCAGTTATGCTCCAAAGAGGCTAAATAATACTTTCTTAAGTGGTGCACCCACTTAAtactttcttttttctcctttctttagtGGTGTACTGGTGTTCCCATATTATAAAAAATCTTAGATCCCCTCTGCACATAACCCTACACTATCATCAATTCCTAACCAAGCTAAAAACAGTCATATCAAATTCAAGTGTGCATGATGCATAAACATGTTCTTGTAATATTCTCAAACACCTAACTTTTACAAAGAtacaagaataaaaataaaataactaaaaacaccaaaaaagaatatttttcacaattacTTCACAAATCCCGCATATATCTAAATTCCTAGCAACCCATTGAAACAAATGATCAATAAAGGAACCCCAATACAAGAAAAGTCAAGAATTTTACCAAACAATGGAACAGGGCAAGTACGGAAAGAGCGATGAAGGCATCAAGAATTCCACCACCACTGACGAGGGACGGGCCATAGTTGGTCAAAACGACGGCGTAATACGTAACGCCCACAACGCCTAGGACCAACAGGATCATGATTGAGCCCAGCCCTCTTAGGGCCGTACAGAATCTGAATACGTTCCAAGCCATTACAGTTCCAGATCTATACATAattttaaatccctcaagaaaaaaattcaaagaaaaaaaataagaaccaCAGGGGTTTAGTTTTATTTTGTCCTTGAGAgtgtttatttgattaatttgtttcaaaattatttttttgggttTATGGATTCCAAGCAGAAGTGGAATCCATGGTTAAGGAGGAGTGAAATGATGAGGAAGAAGGGAAACACAGAAGCGGAAAGGGTAAGATTGGAATTACAGCACCCATTGTATTGGGATGGTCAAGCTTGGCATGTTTCCAACTCCTGTTGAAAAATTGTGTACTAAGCCTAGAGTTTTATTAATTGTTTAATgtgaaaaaataatataattaattaattaattcgaAGGTTCTTTTTTCTTTGGTCATGGGTGATTGCAAAATCTAGAAGGTCTTCTCATATTGGCTTTTATAATGTGCATAAGATTATTCTATTTATAGATATGGACGATTTGATTTGGTTCATATCTTTCTATTTAACCTAGATTAAAAAACTTTACTTGAGCAGTAAATAAAAAACCAGTACGATTTGAAATTGTAATGCTGTGGTTCAATTTGTAACATTTGTCATTTGGTCACTAAATTGCTCTACTaaataagggtggcaagtgggccggtccggGACCGGGATCGTGGGCCAGGACCGATATTCGTAGGTCTGGTCCGGGCTTCTGGGCCGGTTCGACAATTGGGATCGCCGGGACCGGGACCGGACCGATCCCTGGcaggccaaacggtcccaacggtcaaatttcaaaaaaaaaaaaatatatgttatttaaaatctagccgttgggGATGTcacaaaatagccgttggctatttaaaaaatagccatttaacctccccaactttgttttaaccccaaactttttataattatgaatCTCTTGATCAAATTCTTAGAAATATTATTAGATTTAAAGACACATTCAGTCTAGATCGACCATTTGGAGGTAAAACaattgttcttgatagtgacttcaGACAAATTTCGCCAGTCATTATAAAAGGTACTCGGCAAGATATTGTTAATGCTACTCTAAACTCTTCATATTTATAGCCCCACTATCAAATCTTAATACTAACAAGGAATATGAGATTGCAAGGAAATCAGTTAGGGCCACATTTAGATGAGTTAAAAGAATTTTCAGATTGGATTTTGGCAATCGGTGATAGAAGAATTAGAAGTACTGTTGATGGCATTGAAAAGGTCCAAATCCTCGATGATCTTCTCATACATAATTGTGATGATCCAATATCTGCAATTATAGAAAGTACTTATCCTGATTTCTTTAACCATTCCAATGACATAGATTACCTCCAGTAAAGAGCAATTCTTGCACCGACTCTTGACATGGTGGAATCTATCAATGAATATATGGTTTCACTCAACCATAATCTTGAGAAGACATATTTGAGTTCTGATACAATTTGTATGTCTGGTCATGCTTTTACAACTTTGGACCACGTACATACACCGAAATTCCTAAACAGTATTAAATATTCTGGAGTTTTAAATCACTCTATTACTCTAGAGGTTGGTGTTCCTATGATGTTACTGAGAAATATAGATCAGTCATCGGGATTATGCAATAGTACAAGGTTGATCATCACAAGACTTGGAAGTCGTGTTATTAAAGCCAAGGTTTTATCAGGTAATATGGCTGGAGAAAAAGTGTTTATTCCAAGAATGATGTTGACTCCATCTGATGCGAGAATATCTTTTAAGTTTCAGTGACGATAATTTTCAATTGTGTGTCTTTTGCCATGACAATTAATAAAAGTCAAGGCCAGTCACTATCTCATTGTATAGGGTGAAATAAGATATGACACGTGGTCATCTAAAGGgaggacacgtggaacccaagatGGGGATGGCCGAAGACCGAACGCAGCCATTCTGCTTGTCACCGgaaaggataacgttcataaaggtgtgttaaatgttctgcgcccggtagcatttaagaGGGAATATTCTGCAGAATCAAGAGCGACGGTTCGTTACagaaaatttggcatttatgtttaCCGTTACGTCTTCATCAgtgaccctcataattgatattaaaTGAGGACACAATCCTAtgacctccttccctagacatagctataaatagtgaggtcagttatcattgtaagggaCACGATTTTTTCTGTCTACACTTATAttatattctatacaaagcttaatataatcttactttcttgctttttgatctcatcattactGTGCCCTAAAATCCTGTTCCCGGGATTGCCATTTACGCCGTTTCATCtatatttcaaggctaagtattgtacatttcttcaattattgtattatttcaggatcaaattagttcacttgtctagaaactacgtataaattcatcTGTATCATTTTACGAaaaaacagtttggcgcccaccgtggggcctagacagccgTGCAATTAAATTAATCCTTGCATTTTTACTAACgcgatttgattattttgtcttagaaaaaatcacaaaaataaatggaagataacactgttaacaacACGTACAACCCAgaaattcgaggggatcagcctcatttcgaggattcaatTAGTGACGCCCGCAATGAGGAAAATGACACCATGCCGGTGCATGACAGGCAGAACCCTTGACAGGTTCGCGAGACCACTCccgatgatgatgaggaggagcATGTCGTGGATGCGGTGAGGATCCTGCGAGAGCAACATgcaatcattctaggccatctcacgcggCAAGATCAGGTTATGAAAAAACTGAAGCAAGCGCTATCGGGGACTTCGAATAACGCAAACAAACGAGATCCAATTCCTCTCGATGTTCCCACAAACCAAACAATGCagagagtcgacaacaacactcccaggggtAAAGTTGGCTCCGACAGGGCTAAGGGAGAAGATCCGGTCTCAACAACGAGAACGACCCGgtcaagaatgaacttttacaGTTTATGATGGAAGTAAACGCCCCcatggaccaaatcccgggcACGCCACTAATATTGAAAGGAtcggactcaaagaagtatacttAATTGCTGTACAAGCAAAGCGCGGAACCAGAACTGATCCCGAAGtggttcaaaatgcctgaagtaCCAAAGTATGACGGGACTTTAGACCCAcatgagcatattaccacctacacaacggcGGTAAAAAGAAATGATCTAGCTCCTCATGAAATTGAGTATGTgctgctaaagaaatttggagaaactctcacgaggggagccctaacgtggtattcattgttacccgagcattccatagattctttTGAGATGCTCGCGAATTTTTTCATCAAGGCTCAAGCCGATGCCGGAAAAGTACAATCCcagaaggccgacatattcaggatctCACAAGGAGAATCCGAATTACTATGAGAGTTCGTTACCATTTCtagaaagaaagaatgttgcttCCGGTTGTCCCGGACGAATGGGCAGCTGAAACATTCaccaaaggacgggagaagagcagagaaaaatcaaaggattgCTACAACGCGGACAGACGGACTTCGAGGGGCcggtttttgccctacgagcgGACCGAAGGCCGTGGCAGAAACTTCTAGACAACAAACAAGTTCATCGTTGACAAGGGGACCGATCGCGGTCGAAACAATAGATCACTCCAGGATAAAGAGACATCGGCGTCTCgggatccttcttaccccaagttatcagaatataacttcaacgttagTATAGTGGAGTTGGTTTCAGCCATGAGAAATATTAAAGAAGCACGATTCCCGAGAGCTATGAGATTTGATTCCAAACCAGAGGGATCCCAACATATTGTGTGAATACCGTGGAACGAGCGACCACCGAACAGGGGACTGCCGACACCTCCGGGAGGAGGTGGCAAtactattgaagaatggtcacctcagagaattcttaagtgaccgagataataataataatggtcGTAACAGAGACAACGCGGAACCTTCAAAAGCAGGGGAAGAACCCCTACGTCAAACGATCAATATGATCTTCGGAGGGAAtgagattaacggggtcaccttttcggcagCGAAGAAGAAGAAAGTATCAATAATTCATAGTAAAATACTCtgggaagacgatatcactttcacgAAGGAGGACGCATACGGATTGCTTTTACCACATAACtacgcactggtaatttctttaaatatgttagattttaagattaaacgtgttcAAGTGGATCCAagaagttcggctaatatcataaAATGGAGAGTATTGAAGCAACCTAAACTTACTGGAAATATTATTCCGGCAAAAAAGCTCCTCGCTGGATTCAACCTTACGAGTGTAACAACCCGGAGAGAGATCTTGCTGCTCACGAAcgctgaaggagtaatgaaaacaactctcttcAAAGTGGTAGATGGTGGCATGGGATACAACATCATCCTGGGAAGGCTATGGTTAaacgagatgaaagttgtacccTCAACATATCACCAGTTGCTAAAGTTTCCAACTCCAGAAGGAATTAAGCAGATAAGATGTGATCAACCgggcagcaagggagatgaatgcaatctcagtttccagtagcaaagggaaggaacgcacgacatagcaattacaggaaccgacgTCTACCCCCGAGCTAGAAGGAGATAGCCCGGAAGCAAAGTCGTCAGAACAAtatcaggtgccgagatatttccaagttccagaagAAACAGACGCAACGAAGTCCACGGcagaggaactggagcaagttgcattgttcgagGAATTCCTAGAAAGAAAGTTTCatttggggacaggactgcacccgtagctcaggtctggttttattgaattccttaaatttaatgctgattattttgcatggtcgcacaGGGATATGACATGTATCCCGACGGAAATAGCCatgcacaagctgagtttggatcccaacATACCTACGGTAAGACAGAAGAAACACCCTATTGCCgaggccaggaataaattcgtcaaagaggTCGCTTGCTTCAAATCAGTTCGgtccgagaggtaagatatccggactggctagccaatatagtagtagttcctaagaagaacaataaatttcgcatgtgtgtagactataaagaccttaataagatgtgcccgaaagactcgttcccactgccaaat
It encodes the following:
- the LOC107805133 gene encoding putative protein S-acyltransferase 14, translating into MYRSGTVMAWNVFRFCTALRGLGSIMILLVLGVVGVTYYAVVLTNYGPSLVSGGGILDAFIALSVLALFHCLLVMLLWSYFSVIFTDPGSVPQSWNPVLDEERGDTDPLTASEFGASPADPANPRIRFCKKCNQLKPPRCHHCSVCGRCVLKMDHHCVWVVNCVGALNYKYFLLFLFYTFLETTVVTLALLPQFIAFFSDGEIPGTPSTLATTFLAFVFNLAFALSVLGFLIMHISLVAGNTTTIEAYEKKTTPKWRYDLGRKRNFEQVFGLDKRYWFIPAYSEEDLRRIPALHGLEYPSKPELESQVF